A genomic window from Brassica oleracea var. oleracea cultivar TO1000 chromosome C8, BOL, whole genome shotgun sequence includes:
- the LOC106310363 gene encoding 10 kDa chaperonin-like: MMKRLVPTFNRILVQRVIQPAKTESGILLPEKASSLNSGKVIAVGPGSRDKDGKLIPVSVKEGDTVLLPEYGGTQVKLGDNEYHLFRDEDVLGTLHED, from the exons ATGATGAAGCGTCTGGTCCCAACGTTCAACCGCATCCTGGTGCAGAGAGTCATCCAGCCTGCTAAAACCGAGAGCGGCATCCTCCTCCCAGAGAAAGCCTCCTCG TTGAACTCGGGCAAGGTGATAGCAGTGGGACCTGGTTCAAGGGACAAAGATGGGAAATTGATTCCGGTCTCTGTCAAGGAAGGCGACACCGTTCTTCTTCCCGAGTACGGTGGTACTCAGGTCAAGCTCGGCGACAATGA GTACCATCTCTTCCGGGATGAGGACGTCTTGGGAACCTTGCACGAGGACTGA
- the LOC106307880 gene encoding uncharacterized protein LOC106307880 isoform X2 — protein MCAKCGKNDVAGEPQYLAKISVYDKSDEAVFVLLGDAGRELTGKHASELVSNYFEANGNKENGFEVPVPQALLNTIGKTHKFNVKVTEHNLSGRTRVITVTKVLSPSAPQSTQDPVADQISDSGNVTLATGDDIIEPSKSPQDSAEVGVKRMGDVVEIGNAKRAKDGN, from the exons ATGTGCGCGAAATGTGGCAAGAACGATGTTGCCGGTGAACCACA GTACCTAGCTAAGATTTCTGTTTATGATAAGAGTGATGAGGCTGTTTTTGTTCTCCTTGGCGATGCCGGTCGTGAGCTAACAGGGAAGCATGCGTCGGAGTTGGTTAGCAATTATTTTGAG GCCAATGGAAATAAAGAAAATGGATTCGAGGTGCCCGTTCCGCAAGCTCTGCTCAACACAATAGGGAAAACACACAAGTTCAATGTAAAGGTGACTGAGCACAATTTATCAGGAAGGACGCGGGTAATAACTGTGACGAAGGTCCTGTCCCCATCTGCTCCACAATCTACACAAGATCCAGTTGCTGATCAAATTAGTGACTCTGGTAATGTAACACTTGCGACTGGGGATGACATTATTGAGCCATCCAAAAGCCCTCAAGATTCTGCAGAGGTAGGGGTGAAAAGGATGGGTGATGTTGTTGAGATAGGCAACGCTAAACGTGCTAAAGACGGGAACTAA
- the LOC106307880 gene encoding uncharacterized protein LOC106307880 isoform X1, whose protein sequence is MRWVQNKGNQRANLPYVREMWQERCCRYLAKISVYDKSDEAVFVLLGDAGRELTGKHASELVSNYFEANGNKENGFEVPVPQALLNTIGKTHKFNVKVTEHNLSGRTRVITVTKVLSPSAPQSTQDPVADQISDSGNVTLATGDDIIEPSKSPQDSAEVGVKRMGDVVEIGNAKRAKDGN, encoded by the exons ATGCGGTGGGTGCAAAACAAAGGCAACCAAAGGGCCAACCTCCCTTATGTGCGCGAAATGTGGCAAGAACGATGTTGCCG GTACCTAGCTAAGATTTCTGTTTATGATAAGAGTGATGAGGCTGTTTTTGTTCTCCTTGGCGATGCCGGTCGTGAGCTAACAGGGAAGCATGCGTCGGAGTTGGTTAGCAATTATTTTGAG GCCAATGGAAATAAAGAAAATGGATTCGAGGTGCCCGTTCCGCAAGCTCTGCTCAACACAATAGGGAAAACACACAAGTTCAATGTAAAGGTGACTGAGCACAATTTATCAGGAAGGACGCGGGTAATAACTGTGACGAAGGTCCTGTCCCCATCTGCTCCACAATCTACACAAGATCCAGTTGCTGATCAAATTAGTGACTCTGGTAATGTAACACTTGCGACTGGGGATGACATTATTGAGCCATCCAAAAGCCCTCAAGATTCTGCAGAGGTAGGGGTGAAAAGGATGGGTGATGTTGTTGAGATAGGCAACGCTAAACGTGCTAAAGACGGGAACTAA